A genome region from Eurosta solidaginis isolate ZX-2024a chromosome 2, ASM4086904v1, whole genome shotgun sequence includes the following:
- the LOC137242051 gene encoding trypsin delta-like has product MNLRYHFALVLIVVSCHFLTYANSEFRIINGVDWDIEDSQYLVAVNYSCENICVGSLLTMQKVVTAAHCVFRRDKNLFTIIAGVTDIRDLSATRQSRAVERADYPRTYNCVTQHLDIAVIKVTRTFDSSPTVQSISICEAELTRDTEMRVAGWGDTTKHGNPSPTLKSTILRVTSFNLCAVRYRDIDKILTPAMICAAGRGTDICDGDSGAPGVVGGTLCAVVSNSVECNHNYFPTIFTNINDPDVQEFISLAMTY; this is encoded by the coding sequence atgaaTTTACGTTATCATTTCGCGCTAGTGCTTATTGTTGTCAGCTGCCATTTCTTGACTTATGCGAATTCGGAATTTCGCATTATAAATGGCGTTGATTGGGATATAGAGGATAGCCAATATTTGGTAGCAGTAAATTATAGCTGCGAGAATATTTGCGTTGGTTCATTATTGACTATGCAGAAGGTGGTAACAGCTGCGCATTGTGTGTTTAGAAGAGATAAGAACCTCTTCACTATTATAGCTGGTGTCACTGATATTCGTGATTTAAGCGCAACTCGACAAAGCCGTGCTGTGGAGAGGGCAGATTATCCACGTACATATAATTGCGTAACACAACATTTGGATATAGCTGTAATTAAAGTGACTCGAACCTTTGATTCATCTCCAACAGTACAATCAATATCAATTTGCGAAGCTGAATTAACCCGGGATACAGAAATGCGAGTAGCTGGATGGGGTGATACAACAAAACATGGAAATCCTTCGCCTACACTCAAAAGTACTATCTTAAGGGTAACATCATTCAACCTATGTGCGGTACGTTATCGTGATATAGATAAAATTTTAACACCAGCAATGATTTGTGCTGCAGGTCGTGGAACTGATATATGCGATGGAGATTCTGGGGCACCGGGCGTTGTGGGGGGAACGCTTTGTGCGGTGGTATCAAATAGTGTAGAATGTAACCACAACTACTTTCCGACtatatttacaaatataaatgATCCAGATGTTCAAGAGTTCATAAGTCTAGCGATGACATATTAA